One Vicugna pacos chromosome 12, VicPac4, whole genome shotgun sequence genomic window carries:
- the CCDC59 gene encoding thyroid transcription factor 1-associated protein 26 has translation MAPVRPAARWRTESFGTHGEGVSPVGFRNKNVKHRTWRPNHAQAFVGSVREGQGFAFRRKLKIQQSYKKLLWREKKAQTSQESQFTDRYPDHLKHLYLAEEERLRKQVRKFKQPLLEQVDQPLSEEQVTQPLREEQCSTNQALFEEHCSIEQPQPGQQCSVRGNSITIPKKNKKKTSNQKAQEEYERIQAKRAAKKEEFERRKQEREEAQRLYKKKKMETFKILSKKTKKGQPNLNLQMEYLLKKIQGKN, from the exons ATGGCGCCGGTAAGGCCGGCTGCAAGGTGGCGAACAGAGAGTTTTGGGACGCATGGTGAAGGAGTTTCACCGGTTGGATTCAGAAACAAGAATGTGAAACACAGGACGTGGCGACCTAACCATGCGCAGGCCTTCGTGGGGAGCGTTCGCGAAG GACAAGGCTTTGCATTTCGAAGAAAACTAAAGATCCAGCAAAGTTACAAGAAATTGCTATGGAGAGAAAAGAAGGCTCAAACCTCACAGGAATCCCAATTCACAGATCGATACCCCGATCATCTGAAACATCTCTATTTAGCTGAAGAGGAAAGACTCAGGAAGCAAGTTAGAAAATTTAAGCAGCCTTTGTTAGAACAAGTTGACCAGCCTCTGTCAGAAGAACAAGTTACTCAACCTTTGCGGGAAGAGCAGTGTAGCACTAACCAAGCTTTGTTTGAAGAACATTGTAGCATTGAGCAGCCTCAGCCAGGACAACAGTGTAGCGTAAGAGGGAA CTCCATTACTATtccaaagaagaataaaaagaaaacgtCAAATCAGAAAGCACAGGAAGAATATGAGCGGATACAAGCTAAGCGTGCTGCTAAGAAAGAA GAATTTGAGaggagaaagcaagagagagaagaagCTCAAAGGctctataaaaagaagaaaatggaaacattcaAAATACTGAGTAAAAAGACTAAAAAGGGCCAACCAAACTTGAATTTACAGATGGAGTatcttctgaaaaaaatacaaggaaaaaattaa